Genomic DNA from Cloeon dipterum chromosome 3, ieCloDipt1.1, whole genome shotgun sequence:
TAAAGGAAAAACATTTGCCACTTTATTAAAACAAGTAATTGAAAAGTTCCTAAAAACTAACCTGCAGCTTCCTTAGATAAAGCTTGGCCTGACGCGTTAGTTCCGGCGTGTCCTTCTTCCATAGAACTAAATGTGAAATTAGCGGGTAGTGAGAGCACCTTGCTCAGTTGTTTGTGACGCCCCAAGTTGTTTTCCTCCTCCTGTTCAATACGAGGTTTTGCATAATTAGAGTTTGATCGcgacaatttttttgcgcTGAATTCCTTACTTGCATGGTTAACCGTAGCGCCTGCTGCAAGGCCTCTGCAGCCTCCGCCTCCTCAGCTTCCTCTTGTTCCGCTTGAAGCTCTCTCTCCAGCTCCACCTCCATGTCAAGCTCATCCTCCATCTATTTAAAGTTACGAAATTTAGTGGAATGTTTGTGGAACAGTGGAAGAGCTCTGGAAAGCGTTGTGATTCGTGAtgcattttaagaaaaactgaGCTGCAAATTGCATAATTGGTAAGCGTAAGATTGAAATTGatgcacaaaatttgcatttgctgATGCTGAAGTGACACGCTGCGTGGGCACAAAAGACTGTAGAAATTTGCAAGTaataaaagagttaaaaagttgattatttttactatctCCAAAGCCTGTGAAAGTGAAAACGGTGAAAAAGCGTTCAAAAGCgattgaaaaatgacaaattgaaGTAGTAAAAGAGTAAGTCGATTGAAGTGCCCAAAGTCTGCCCGAAGTTGCAGTATTGTAAAGGAATATAGCAGAGAGATAGATAAAATGAGAGCTGCACTTTTGAAATGTAACAAACCGTTGGTCACTAATCAAGCAAGTTTACTCTTGGATAATTACATCCCCCAGATCTGTATAAGCATCAGAAAATTCTGAGAGTGAGGGAAAAGGTCCTGTACACAGTCTGAACAGGGAGAATTTGGGCCCCAAATCCTCAGTTCCGTCAATCCAACtacaaattctaatttgtctACTTTCTGATTCACGACAGCTGCGACAAAACTGAAACAACGATGCACAAAAAATCGACGTAATATTTACACAAGACAGTAAGTAACGAGATAGGAAGAAAGAATAGAAAAGTTTGACAAGAGAGGAGATAGCGAGTGTTTACCTTCAGTCCGTGCTGAACATTTTAAGTTCGAGAAAAACACACATGTGTTTTGAATacgtttttcaaaatgtattttgcgGAAATATTGAGAGAACGTTTTATTGTTTCTGACAGTTTCAAGAGGAAGAGATAGATCAGATTCATAGAATAGAAGGACCGCGGTTgccaataattttaagaaattcacAGTATTATAAAGCAAAACACTAACCTGCTTATGCGACTCTTCTAGATGCTTCATAAGGACCGCGACGACGACGTTCACGAGCACAAACTGCGCCATCAGCACGAAGATGACGAAGAAAATTGGCGCAATAACCGTGGAAACGCAGCAGTTGCGTACGCAGTCGGCCGCATCATCACAAGTGTCCCGCAAGGTGTCTTTCATTATGCCATTCCAGTTGTCACCAGTGGCCACTCTGAACAAGGTCAGAAAAGCCATGCCGAAGTTGCTGAAATGCGCGTGCTCGCCTAAGCCCTGACAGGGTATTTCTTCACTGCAttctggaattttaaaattgcgaaataGATAGCTGCGAAAACCGAAAATCAGTCGGGTTACCCAGTCTGCCGAAAAGCTCGACTCCAAGGGCGGCGAATATGAAGAAGAGAAGAAAGAAGAGAAGGCCCAAGTTGCCCACCTGCGGCAGGGCTTGCATCACCGTGTCGAGAAGGGCCCTGATACCTTTGGCCATTTTCAGAAGTTTCAGAACTGTTGGAATTAATGATTTCGAATTTGTCAACTTTTCTACAATGTGAAAAGTTACCCCTGGCTATCCTTAGCACCCTCATTACCCTGATGATGGTAGGGTTGATCGGAATTATTTTTGACTCAACTTCTTCAAGAACGATTCCCACGATGGACAAAATCACTATCACTACGTCCAACTGGTTCCATCTAAAAAAAAGGGCTTggttaaaatcaatataatccACTCTAGACTAGGCACACCTGAACGCGACACACTCCCAACACATATATTGTTCTAAAAGtgattatgcaacctgttcgACACTCGAGTGTTACAGGTTGCATTTATTCTTGTTCTTACAAAAcatgcagcaaaaataaatattgttctcACCCAACTCTAATcgttcttttaaattaataaatttaatttagcaaagaACAATATAGAAAAAGTTTGAGCTgtgatgaaaatatatattttttggtctTGCCTGTCTTTAAAGTATAAGTGCATTCCAAGGGCGAGTAGTTTCATCATGGACTCAAGGATGAAAACCGCTGTGAAAAAgtagttgaaaattttgagcgcGTATGAGAGAGCTTTGGGCATCATGTAGAACTCAAGCGCCATGGTGACCACATTCAATCCGATGACTGCTGCAATGGCCAGGTCAAAGTATTTCGAGGTGACTACGTTGTGGACCAAAAGTCTGGGCCTCGAGTAGGTGGCGTAATAGGGCGGCTCGTGCATCCCTGTTGATCAAATGCCAATATTTTCCCATTTCTGATTAATAAAATCCTCActtcttctctttttctccATCTGCTTGGCCCTTTTGGCTGCCCGCCTTGccttctcttctttttcttgctcttcCCTACAGCGGTGGAAGTTCTCCACCACAACACCGACAAACATGTTGAGTACGAAAAAGCCGACAAGCAACAGGAATGAGATGAAATAAAGCAGGCGCCATTCCGAGAAGTTCTCGATGGGCTGAATTTGTATACATCAGCGGCGTGATTTAAAGCGTAAACAAAATAGTCAAACCTGTTGGTCAACGCCGACTGCGTCGAGGCCGGTGTACATGATGTTGACCCAACCGTCTTTGGATGAGAGCACGAACAATGACATGAGCGCTTTGCCCAGGTCGTCGAAATTGTACTTTCTGTTAACCCACGAGTTTTTCTTGTCGGCCAAACAGTCAGTCTTATTTCTCACATTCTTAATGTCTGGCCCTTCACAGTAGTAAAATGCACCTTTGAATAGCTGGAATTTCAAAGATATTGAAAGTCTGGATTAAAAGGGATTTATCCAGAAATATTTACCTGTACACCTAGGattccaaaaataatgaaaaatgtgcAGCAAATCAGGACAATGTTTCCGATGGGTCTCAATGATGATAACAACGTTTGTACTACAAGTTTGAGGCCCGGCGCTCTGTTGATGACTCTCAGCGGCCTTAAAGATCGAAGTAACCGAAAAACCTGATGGCACATTTAGTTGCAACTTTTCCATTTCACATCGGACCATCGCAATACTCACTCTTAATATTCCAAATATTCTGGGGCTGCTTTCAGAAATCACGGACATAAGCAGATCAACTATGGAGATGAGAACGAGCACGCCATCCATGATGTTCCAGCCTGAAGTGAAGTACGCTTCGCGGCCGTAAAACATACCAGTGGCTATCAcctattaatttcaaatatatttggtTGCGTGAGCGACACGtcacacaaagaaaaaaaactcactttgATCAACATTTCTAGCGCAAAAACGGCGGTAAACACATAGTTTGCAGTGGCAAGAAATATTCTCTCAGTGGAGTCGGGCGGTATATTCGGTCTCTCCATGGCCAGGGTAATGCAGTTGAGGCCGATGAAGAACAGCACCACATTGTCAAACCACCTCCGCTCCACTATCCAGCAACATAACTTGCGAATTTTCCTAAGTAAATTTAAGCAGATTGAGAAAACAGACGTATATATCAGTTTTGCGCCATTACGAGTCGGTCGGCGAGAAAATGTAGAGGGAATAGTCGTCCCTCTCCTTCAGGCATCCCCTCGGCTCGAAGAATTTGAAGATCTTCTTGATGTTGGGCTCTTCCTCCTCTGTCGTGACCTTAACCTGGGGTAGTGGGGATGTGGACAGTTTGTGGCTGTTGTAGGATTTTGACGGGCCGATGGGGTGGTGATGCAGGCAAATGGACGCGTTGCGCGACCTATAGCCACCCACCTGAGGTCCCAAGGAGGGTCGATGGTGCAGCAGGCGCATTGGCACGTGCGCCCCCTCGCAGAGGGAGCTGTGCCGGCCGTGGTGGTAGTGTGCATGGTGTCTTTGCCAGGACGAACCCTGCAATGGGGTAGaattttggattaaattgCGAAAAAACCGTAAAGTATTTAGTAGCCCCCAAAATAGTCacaaattattgataaaataaatttaatataaaaatagatgTAGCCCTTTcagatttcatttttcgtcattaaaaatatcaagctgagataaatgatttttaattttattatttttgcacttaCCTGCAAGAATGGGGAATGCGGAGGAGCTATACTTGGAGATCTTGATGACGGATTAGAGACCGATGGTGGGAGGAGCGTGGAGCACGCTGAAGGGCGTCTCAGGGAACACGTGGACGTGGTGGGTGCCTGCACTGAGAGCAGGTTGTTGCGTGCAGGCGACTGAGTATCATTACGTATCGAGCCGAGGAGACCTCCATTGCAGTGCAAGTGCTGGTCGCCCTCTTGCctacaaattagaattttttagtCTATATATTTCTTTGAAAGCAGCGTTGTCGCACATGGGAGGCACTGCGAGATTATTGTTTTGACGATTTTGTTGGTACGAGTTGTTGTGAGCACCATTGTTGAGTACAAAGTCCTCAGGGACCTCTTCGGCGCCCTGAATCCTCTGCCGTGATCGGAGGGATGGCCTTGATATTCGCCAACCTGCTGTCCTATTCAGTCCAGAgctgagaaaaatcaaacacatattatgataaaaagtcccatttttaaatatacaaaattagtgtgtcataaaatataaaaacaggGAGAacagttattaaaaataaatgctcttCTGAGCATACCTAGGTCTGGAGCCACTTGGTGGAGTTACTGAAAGACTGACTCTTCGTGGTGTGTTAGAGCTGGAGTTTGTCGACCCTGAGGACTCGCGGGACGCGTGTGAGTGACTGGGACCCTGGGCCGGTGGCCTCAACAGGCCTGGAATGCTGCACTGGGATGACTGAAATGAGGGATTCGATTAGTTTTAAAACTCTCTGCATAATTCATACATAAACGGCCCTAAAATACcgaattctatttttaaagcgTCATTATTTAACGCATAATATCTCTTATTGAGGTACATAAATTCCAACATCcaggaaattttcattgtccTTGACACTTAACTAAATCTATGACAGCTATTTTGGGAAGGGGCCCACATTTAGTCTTACAAAATGCAGGCGGTTTTCCCAAAGTCTCTGGATACGCTGCGGAAATTCCCCGGGTAGAATCTTAATTTTAGTGTTCAAAAAGTTCGAAAGTAAAATATACTAACTGATGATCTGTCGATGGAATCAATGGAAAGAGAACTGGCGTATAAACTAATGTTAGGATTGAGCCTGTGCAGGCCAACGGCGCCAGGCTCGAGGGTGGCGTTCGGCGAGTCTTGCGGTGTGGCCGCCGTGTGGGTTATTACGGGCGCCGGCGGCATCGTCGGGGGTGGCGAAAGGCTAATCTGCTGGCCACcctgttgctgctgttgttgcagCATTTGGCTTTCTGTGGacaagaacaaaatattttagcatacaaaattgatttttcaactggttattaaataaacattcacccctgttataaaattaaaaaaaaaacaacaaacctTTTTGGATGTTGCATTTTGGTTCAAACTCAACTTGGGTCCTGACCTTCCACGCGTTTTCTCTCTCCTGCTGTCCAAAGTTGTTCCTCACAGGGTTGTCTGGCTTCATAACGTTTTCCTGCGAAATATTACACACAAGTCAGGACACGAGTAGCACTCCTAGGCAAATCAGGGCTGGAATCATCATTATCTCAAatgctacaaatttttgaacagaCTTAAAGCCAAATGCACTGAAATTTGCTCCAGCTCTGACGTGGTGCTCAAATGCACGCAAATGCCATAGGCAGCACTCTATATGATAAAATAGAATCAAAATATCTAGCTACGATCATGAAAGTCTCCAAGAGAAATACGCCAGACTACCGTGAAGCGAGTCGGGCTGGCTGCGTAACCTACCAGGCAGGAACTGCTGCTGCCAGAGCCCCCTGAGTCCTCAGGGTCGTACtctgcagccgccgctgctgctgctgccgccgcctcctgggccgccgcctcctgcTGCTGAGCCTTGGCAAGCTCTCTTTGCTCTCGCTCGAGTCGCTCATTTCTCTACAAATGCAAGCGTAAAGGATTCAGCCTAGCGTGTGCACATCTCTAAAGCGCCTGATTCCTCAAAAGCATCCAGCATGATTCGAGCAAATGGCGAGATTGATTTAATGGTTAAGTCGGAGCCGCTCCGCTGAGGATTGGTCGTAAACTTTCTCCAGTTAATTTGGTTTCAATCGGTTTGATTTCAAGTGTTTTATTTAGAAGAATTGTGTATGATCATGCGAGAgcgatgaattatttataatcaacTGGTATAAATTGGAATATGCCACCACTTACTCAACAGTACACGTTTTTACTCAATGCTGATGCAAAATGGATGTAGAGCAGTAATACAAAATGTCATATGCAAATGTATGCAGATCGAATTTCGCATAAATAGAGAGAATACAAATGGGCCGACTGGCAAAAATGGTAAACCCAATTCCACTGTAGCGCTCTACGTAAAACAAGGAATAATATTGTGTGTCCTCCAGAAAGAACATAGATGGCTTTTTCATATATTAAAAAGTGGGTGCAGGTTGTGCATGAGGAGAGGAAACCAGTGCAATAGTataaagagaaagagagcgaaagAATGTATATAAGaagttttctaaataaaaatgccgaAGGCGGCAGAGAGAATATTGCAGATGTTGTCGGGGAAATTGCGCGGTGTTTACCTCGGCGGAAAATCCCTCGACCAAGATAGCGACCAGCAGGTTGAAGAGCACGTAGTTGCCAAAGGTCATGAGGGCAACAAAGTAGAGGGCCGCCCAGTGACTGGTCTTCTCCATGCCGTTGAACAAGACCACGTTCCAGTCCTCTTGAGTCAGGATCTGCGCAAGAAAAAAGTCTCACCCCGGGGGCCGGAAAGCTCTCGGCGCGAGTGCCGTTCTAGAACGACTCGGTGGGAAAGTGATTAACAAGTCGCAACTTTTCAAGGCTCTAATTAGTAAAATAGCAAGTTTCGGCAGCGCGTACACTTTGCAAATCTAATTAATTCCGCGATAAGgagagaacgagagagaaTAGTCATGCAGATTTGCTAGAAAGGATACTAAAAACTTTTGGCAAATTTCCTTCGAAACACTGTCTCAGAAACAACTACTACGctgctgcaaaatattttctgctctcCAGTCATCTATTACACGCAACAATGATTACTCTAATTTCGCGAGAGATTATTATGATAATAATAACGAGTCGGCcggattttaattcaattaagccACCGGCGTGCTGCTTCGCAACAAAAGGCGGGCGGGGATTTACTTATGCAACCATTGCGTACGCCCAGTTCAACTTGTTGCATACCTAGCGAGCTGAGGAGCGGAACAGAGAATTACGCTGGCcgattttatctaatttatgGCCTTCTGAGCATGAAGATGGAACGAGCATAAACGCTTGCAGGAGCCAGTCGCTCTGAATGGAAATACGAATCGTACATATACGTAAAAGCGTGCGGTGATTATGCAAATTGGACTCGCGGCAGATTGCTGAGTAATAACCAGAGTTGCGATGCCAGTTCATGtcagattttgaaaagaatttactCAAACTTCCTCCATCAGTTCAAAGTAgatcataattttaaacaaatcaagTTTAAAGTAAGTGTGGAGAACGGTTCTTTCTCGAAATATCAGCTAAATCGCAAGCCTTTGGGCCTTAAAGATTGACTAACACATTCATTTTCCACCGAATACAAATATCCACTCAATTCCATCTTTATGCTGATAAAAAAGTTTAGCTGAATACTTTGCTAGCAGCAAGCAGCGTTTGTATAGATAAACGAGAAAACGTGTAGACACACGAATGTACACAAGAggtgtttttatatttttaaaaattgcagattcaCAAGTGAGCGTGTCGAAGAAACAGTTTAAAGGATAGAGAGTCGGTCTACTTAAATTTAAGGGAGTGTTGAATACTCACCTGGAATACCGTGACTGTCGCCCATAGGATATTGTTAAAATGTTTGCGGTCACAAACACACTTTGGATCATGATTGACGATTTCATGACAAGAGCATTCCCTCGTTCCATCATACCACATGCAAAACTTACCGCCAAATAAGTACATTCCCAAAATactgaaacaaaaagcaaaaacaagCGACGTGACCACAGCACCAGAACTTCTATTGGTTAGGAAAACTGAGAGATATACAGCacagatatatttataatatatagtaaatattaaaggtgaatcaaaaattgaatactgTGTGGTTTGACTTTACGTCACACACGAAATACTTTTACACTGCTCAGGGGCGTTTAAGTACAGTAAATTGTCAGTGTCAGGTTTTGGCGGAAAGGGCAACTAGGCCCGCGGACAAGTGCAAAACTGCATTGATTGCGTGAAATTCTAtcgtttgatttttcactGGAGTACAGTGATCGGGCGCTATGTGGGTAGAGAAGGTTTGCTATAGAACACACAGGGagcaatttgaaatatattgtttATACAGAATTTGAAACACACGTATGATATATGTGATTCTAGATTAAAGGAGATtataatatgaatttcaaGTATAAACAAACACAGCATCGTCCGAGAGACGGAAAGATTTGCACAGAATAAGCGGACACAGTAGTAGTGGAGGAGTCACACTGGAATAATATGTGAGATTAAATATACGAATAAATGATAATAGTATAAAAACAGAGAGTTTTTGTCGACTGTATATAATACGTTTATATTTATAGTATGGTAATTGGTAATTGGACAGACACAGTGTATTATGTGGTTAATTTGTCGCATTGTTTGTTAAGTAGACACGAGGATCAGCACAAAGGTTCAAATGATTACACTCTTTCTACTGCCTTTTCAGATTCAACGGTTTCAACTAGAAGCTGCGATGCGCACTAAAGTaccaagagagagagagagagctcaaTGAGACAGAGGAAGACTGATGCAGTGCGAGTTTTTTTTAGCATATTATCATTATATTTGATGTATGCGGTCGCCGTGATGGATGGTTTATTCCAAGACTACAGGATGACGGATTTTATGCGTGTATTTACAGCAGGCGCGATGATGATCCTAGTCTGaagttgatcgataaaattCCGATTAGATTTCCACACTTGGATGGAATGAATTATCGCTCGATGAACAGTAAAGTAGCAGTTAGCAGGAATTTTCAAGGAAGAGCTGTCTGTTTGTGTACGCAAGGATGTataatatctaaaaatataatgtgtCTATTCAAACCTACTACTGCTAAACAATGTAGAGCAGAGGTGACAAATATGTTGTGTTTGAGCAGGCAAATCGGGTGCAGTTaattgaagaggaaaataCACGTCTCGCGTGACTTCTGTTAACTCTTTTCGCAAATGATGCTCATATATGGTCTTTTCGTCACATGCAAATTCGAGTGATATGCAAATAAGAGTTTGAAACTGGTGCAATCCCGCCGTCACGCGAGCGAACAGTAGTTTAACACACACTGGGGAAGAGGGTAGACGTTGCACGTACATAATAATTGTGGGTTGCGAATTTCAAGCAgctgaatttgaattatttttcaattagaaaTGGCACTTGCATGAAGTACATCGATTGCGGACGGTTATTTTTCAACGGCCTTTCATAAAACAACTTGAATGATTTCAAGCACTTTTTTTAGCCGTTGctaacttttaaattcataatctCATGCAATGAAGGAGTTTACTAGCATgagtttttcacttttcattcGATTCAtacttgtttttaaatctcagCAAACcattcatgaaaaattcacaacCCTCATAAAACAGAATTGAAGTCTAATGACTAGTAGAAAAACGGAATTGACTTAAATATGCAATTAATTGACTCACATTAGGAATTTCGCACACACGCGCACCCCCTAGGGTGAttagtatttaaaattgcaaaaatattatagaaaAGCACGAGGGGGAATGAGAGAAAATCAGAAGCTGCGAAGTAATGAAAAACAGAGAAAGAAAGGGGAATGTACAAACAGAGTGGAAATGGGGAACTAACTCACGCtagagggaaaattttaattcatttcaaatgtgTGCAAACGAAGTGAGCAGCATAAAATGTAAATGGAAAAGTGCACACAGAGTAAAAGCTGCAAAGTAAAGAGATGTGTGTGGAGTTTcagaaattgtttgaaaatgtaGCTGCAGGCAGACATTCGTGACTCGCGTGTTTTTTGAGCCACCGAGGAGGCACATGCACTCTCCTGCCATTCGAAAGGTTTCAAAGGCGACAGGTGAGCAGAGTGTGTTCCAAAACGATGTAAAATATcaatagagagagagaaagagaggtaATATATACAAAACGAGTACGATCGACTAAGAACTGCTGTGAGATAGACTGTATTCATCAGCAAAAAAATCGAGTCAGCAATACGCAGCATAaaagtgtttattttacaGGTGCATGGCATGTCATCAATTAGAGTCTAAAGACAGGTGAGATATGAATGGTAATCGGATCTCAGCATTTGATGTAATGAGCAGAGAGACATTCTGGTACGTGTCAAAAAACTGCAGAAGCAAAAAACGTGGCATACTGTACCTTTTTGGTTCGTGAGGGGGACGTACCTCAAATCGGTCGCTCTCGTTCTTTCTTAGTTAAGTTAGTGACGAACGGAacggaaaaataatatgaacaaATGCGTTTCGCAAAcaggagaaaaatatatagaagACTGCTCGAGTATTTATAagtatgaaatatatattatgcacaaaatatatatgttcggattggtttgaaaaaaatgatgagtGAATTGTTAGAGAGATGAGTGAGAGCGGATTCAATACCTGGAATACAGTCACAATGGCCCACAGCAGGGAGTCAAAATTTTTCCTGTCACAACTGACAGATCCGTCGTCGGCTTTATTGCAGAACTTACAACCAAATAGGTTCATCCCCAGTATactaaagaggaaaaaataaaaaagaagtcACATGATgtataaaatgttgaaaagtATAGTTGggaaataaacataaaatgtatatttcttATTCAGTACGGTGAGAGAGACATTTTTGTTCGTTATATGTGCCACTTGCGAGAATGCATAATATGATATGGGATGGTTACTCCTCTATAAAGCTGCTGATGTTTTGAGAGAGATAGTTTCATAAACTTTTCCAGAAAGAGCATAATGTGCTTTTTCAGACATGCTGTCCTGAACAAACTCGCTATT
This window encodes:
- the LOC135940378 gene encoding voltage-dependent T-type calcium channel subunit alpha-1G-like isoform X8, with amino-acid sequence MVRQGTTSFGGEQVNGGAGADSESDVPMSDFEDDDDDDDDDEDDDEEDLPYPGFIPLALGCLDQQTRPRNWCLRMITNPWFERVSMMIILLNCVTLGMYRPCIDDDCTTSRCKILQIFDDFIFAFFAIEMSIKMLAMGVYGKGTYLADTWNRLDFFIVMAGALEYCLNVENMNLSAIRTIRVLRPLRAINRIPSMRILVMLLLDTLPMLGNVLLLCFFVFFIFGIVGVQLWEGILRQRCFLKQLPNISYPQPLSSYYRYLEQDRDYICSKPEDNGMHTCSNLPPYRHNGIECNGTALPFSSNIPTNASCVNWNQYYTECKSQGNNPFQGAISFDNIGLAWVAIFLVISLEGWTDIMYYVQDAHSFWDWIYFVLLIVIGSFFMINLCLVVIATQFSETKKREMERMRLERARFHSSSTLASTQNSEPTTCYAELVRYTAHLWRRAKRRIINRYRLYQCRKQQRNNTHPPLSFQPCARHSEFVCRHGMSRKSQAGPGPPPPRVLEHEEAGRGPPVCPVGPRPPDEPELNSPPSIHAPRASPEVSDIDPLSSPRNKQSGPSGGLLRVPSFNGAWEGEGGGNGGGLLSPGNGNARRRSSVMFSDVVLLHDDQGSSNSAPGVTKNVCSSEKMTQAGDGHIHSWRGGRGLSAQSSFDAGGAAYQLDLHRQSTISAPAPMTCQELLALSGALSAALPTQLALDSRHVHSFFSSLSKGDRRHVSAPADLQNDQMEWDSDVDECGDCTSECEAEWYAHEQSCCYQQALRPPAQKSCCSRCLGSVRRMIKALVEHKYFQQGILLAILVNTLSMGIEYHNQPEELTVIVEYSNVVFSGIFAVEMLLKITAEGPFAYISNGFNVFDGIIVVLSVVELCQTFLGSREGSSGLSVLRTFRLLRILKLVRFMPNLRRQLFVMLRTMDNVAVFFALLILFIFIFSILGMYLFGGKFCMWYDGTRECSCHEIVNHDPKCVCDRKHFNNILWATVTVFQILTQEDWNVVLFNGMEKTSHWAALYFVALMTFGNYVLFNLLVAILVEGFSAERNERLEREQRELAKAQQQEAAAQEAAAAAAAAAAEYDPEDSGGSGSSSSCLENVMKPDNPVRNNFGQQERENAWKVRTQVEFEPKCNIQKESQMLQQQQQQGGQQISLSPPPTMPPAPVITHTAATPQDSPNATLEPGAVGLHRLNPNISLYASSLSIDSIDRSSSSQCSIPGLLRPPAQGPSHSHASRESSGSTNSSSNTPRRVSLSVTPPSGSRPSSGLNRTAGWRISRPSLRSRQRIQGAEEVPEDFVLNNGAHNNSYQQNRQNNNLAVPPMQEGDQHLHCNGGLLGSIRNDTQSPARNNLLSVQAPTTSTCSLRRPSACSTLLPPSVSNPSSRSPSIAPPHSPFLQGSSWQRHHAHYHHGRHSSLCEGAHVPMRLLHHRPSLGPQVGGYRSRNASICLHHHPIGPSKSYNSHKLSTSPLPQVKVTTEEEEPNIKKIFKFFEPRGCLKERDDYSLYIFSPTDSKIRKLCCWIVERRWFDNVVLFFIGLNCITLAMERPNIPPDSTERIFLATANYVFTAVFALEMLIKVIATGMFYGREAYFTSGWNIMDGVLVLISIVDLLMSVISESSPRIFGILRVFRLLRSLRPLRVINRAPGLKLVVQTLLSSLRPIGNIVLICCTFFIIFGILGVQLFKGAFYYCEGPDIKNVRNKTDCLADKKNSWVNRKYNFDDLGKALMSLFVLSSKDGWVNIMYTGLDAVGVDQQPIENFSEWRLLYFISFLLLVGFFVLNMFVGVVVENFHRCREEQEKEEKARRAAKRAKQMEKKRRRMHEPPYYATYSRPRLLVHNVVTSKYFDLAIAAVIGLNVVTMALEFYMMPKALSYALKIFNYFFTAVFILESMMKLLALGMHLYFKDRWNQLDVVIVILSIVGIVLEEVESKIIPINPTIIRVMRVLRIARVLKLLKMAKGIRALLDTVMQALPQVGNLGLLFFLLFFIFAALGVELFGRLECSEEIPCQGLGEHAHFSNFGMAFLTLFRVATGDNWNGIMKDTLRDTCDDAADCVRNCCVSTVIAPIFFVIFVLMAQFVLVNVVVAVLMKHLEESHKQMEDELDMEVELERELQAEQEEAEEAEAAEALQQALRLTMQEEENNLGRHKQLSKVLSLPANFTFSSMEEGHAGTNASGQALSKEAADAPSGPQGISQPLRPTHLTPLRRRVPPAYPANNCPKAMLCRRSGSEPSIAAASGGGAGGRAAERKMLRRPGSSGSLHSLVLPRDTSSGLSPECVAPGKTMVPPPYQTPSSEQAPPLGVTTPTFSFSYSDSCSETVSSSESITSPSEL